Proteins from a genomic interval of Rhodothermales bacterium:
- a CDS encoding PQQ-binding-like beta-propeller repeat protein, with amino-acid sequence MSRFKDHTSRLDRSLMTDIHEPLCGLTGQQLIRDQPGSLAIMRNTLRLLNSASRSVGVVGILVLSVLFSGCDIFGEAFDERAPRVQLDRPFDGATLTGANVIVAVNAEALGDDNFISFVNVNLDGARVGEAEWDGGRYALRLNSFEIPDGLHRLEAVAFDRFQARGVSLPITVLVENVSAGDGPVMTILEPENEREVSGTVRVLAQAAAGSPPVTRVDLVVDGVPFLTTSTSIGGEAYAFDWDTSEFTPGEHVVEIKAYSGDGVFRLNGPVVVNISGGEEVDPENTGSAGSLTFRGTGLAGEVKGSAAVGFNDDIYLGSSNGKLYAFDNEGTLKWERDTKGPIRSTPVVGNNEDVFVTSEDGRLWGFTADGRDLWATPYNSAAPLRSSPAMGVDGVLYFGDTFGNLHAVNSFNGLSAWSSPKKVVDGTIVEAPVITRDHTVIVADSQGRLTGFDRHGSQLWQSQIRGSGSCPGGTARAPMALAEIQLTVELPTGETRSSLEALVYVVADDGCMYAFSGFDGSRLWHYPVGGTLVSGPVVDEGGTIYVGTETGLFALNETADALTPRLRYKFVADDVGMPAIDTNGVIHFVSGRNVMAINTNGTPYWEYQLNTESDGPVTINREGHLIVAGRNGHLFGFETGSAGLARGKWPMYGRNARHTGRLGIDANDG; translated from the coding sequence ATGAGCCGATTCAAGGATCACACATCGAGATTGGACCGATCCTTGATGACCGATATCCACGAACCGCTCTGCGGCCTCACCGGACAACAACTCATCCGGGATCAACCCGGATCACTTGCCATCATGCGCAATACTCTTCGACTTCTGAATTCCGCCAGCCGCTCCGTGGGCGTGGTGGGCATTCTCGTCCTCTCCGTGCTCTTCTCCGGCTGCGACATTTTCGGGGAAGCCTTCGACGAACGCGCACCGCGTGTACAGCTGGATCGGCCGTTCGACGGCGCCACGCTGACCGGTGCGAACGTGATCGTCGCGGTCAACGCGGAGGCGCTAGGCGATGACAACTTCATCAGCTTCGTCAACGTCAACCTGGACGGCGCCCGTGTGGGTGAGGCCGAGTGGGACGGGGGACGCTACGCACTGAGGCTGAACTCGTTTGAGATTCCGGACGGACTGCACCGTCTCGAGGCGGTGGCCTTCGACCGCTTCCAGGCGCGCGGAGTCTCGCTTCCCATCACCGTACTGGTCGAGAACGTCTCCGCTGGTGACGGCCCCGTGATGACCATCCTCGAGCCCGAGAACGAGCGCGAGGTATCCGGCACAGTTCGCGTGCTGGCGCAGGCCGCGGCGGGCTCGCCCCCGGTCACCCGCGTTGACCTGGTGGTGGACGGTGTGCCGTTCCTGACCACATCGACGTCCATCGGCGGCGAGGCCTACGCCTTCGACTGGGATACGTCAGAGTTCACTCCCGGTGAGCACGTGGTCGAGATCAAGGCCTACTCGGGCGATGGGGTCTTCCGCCTCAACGGACCGGTAGTGGTCAATATTTCGGGCGGCGAAGAAGTCGACCCGGAGAACACCGGCTCGGCAGGCAGCCTCACCTTCCGTGGCACGGGCCTGGCCGGCGAGGTCAAGGGTTCTGCGGCCGTGGGCTTCAACGACGATATCTACCTGGGTTCATCCAACGGCAAGCTCTACGCGTTTGACAACGAGGGCACACTCAAGTGGGAGCGCGACACAAAGGGCCCGATCCGCTCCACGCCGGTCGTTGGTAACAACGAGGACGTATTCGTGACGTCCGAGGATGGCCGCCTCTGGGGCTTTACCGCGGACGGCCGTGACCTCTGGGCAACCCCCTACAACAGCGCGGCACCGCTGCGCTCTTCGCCCGCGATGGGCGTGGACGGCGTGCTCTACTTCGGTGACACGTTCGGCAATCTGCATGCGGTCAACAGCTTCAACGGGCTCTCGGCCTGGTCCAGCCCCAAGAAGGTGGTGGACGGCACCATCGTGGAGGCCCCCGTCATCACGCGTGACCACACCGTGATCGTGGCAGACTCCCAGGGCCGTCTGACCGGTTTTGACCGCCATGGATCGCAGCTCTGGCAGAGCCAGATTCGTGGCTCGGGATCCTGCCCGGGTGGCACGGCCCGCGCTCCGATGGCGCTTGCCGAGATCCAGCTCACGGTGGAACTGCCCACGGGTGAGACCCGCAGTTCTCTGGAAGCCCTGGTGTACGTCGTCGCCGACGACGGCTGCATGTACGCATTCAGCGGCTTTGACGGCTCACGTCTCTGGCACTACCCCGTCGGCGGCACCCTGGTCTCGGGCCCGGTGGTCGATGAGGGCGGCACCATCTACGTCGGGACGGAGACGGGCCTCTTCGCTCTCAATGAGACGGCCGATGCCCTCACGCCCCGCCTGCGCTACAAGTTTGTGGCGGACGATGTCGGCATGCCGGCCATCGACACCAACGGTGTCATCCACTTTGTATCGGGTCGCAACGTGATGGCCATCAATACGAACGGCACCCCGTACTGGGAATATCAGCTCAACACGGAATCAGACGGCCCGGTTACCATCAACCGTGAAGGCCACCTGATTGTGGCAGGCCGCAATGGACACCTCTTCGGGTTTGAGACCGGCTCGGCCGGGCTCGCCCGCGGGAAGTGGCCCATGTACGGACGCAACGCCCGCCACACCGGACGCCTGGGCATCGATGCCAACGACGGGTAA
- a CDS encoding tetratricopeptide repeat protein translates to MTNPRHILLILVASLCVAATPVSVQAQDVAAQSRAETAIEQGRYDDAISILNGVIQPGTIDTRALLLRARAYRLMGNESASESDFRAVLEIDPANREALDGLQELRGQRSPATGNLGSLRRLVEANPDNLAFLIRYADALFDARYWQEAADQYGLYLNRTQGTPDIVQRYLIAIANYPGDNALGEAVADEYVAIYTTDDDLWMRLGYFRLWQGNYAGALEACEQSLLLNPANAESRDCQLQARNPDVIARSSTYPIDVAFRDVRANPDDRARRYQLIDLLIEAERYFEARQQLDILADANRGQAEWQRRDRVVEQGLRVSPGALSTFPIDVKTRALLQNPRQDDVRFELIDLLVADDRYFEAQQNLQYLRNEHGNSERWRTRWEDVSAELAKLDDGGRSRLSTYPIDVLTRDLMVNPNQDQKRFELVELLIENRRYFEADQNLAVLAPRHRRTNNWRRLNQRAEAGLRAAERRRPTPQQEFIVDRLYRELKATPGNDTKRFQLVDQLIKYDRYAEAYDQLVLLRDRHGEGRQWLSAFIKVDDGLVRAGTPIYAIDRWTYRLMFDPSDSAVRFQLVDALAEEGRVAEALEILTDSRYTDVGNPGYQSRLRRIADLRFAIAEQRVAELEDRLVANPNDSAALREIADHYLVLGRDEEAFETYAALLSIEPGNDAMRADFAEALQSRGYYDQALMQADYLLDRQPDNTEFQRLFVLASIAQGDLDQLGEAYVTNLMDGPGSNDPELLLVLAEYRLLRGDVEAADNYVRMADALGDTRFSTRISTVHQLVSRERIRLAEAGRLDMLNEARRLAAARQFNRAIDAYEDYFEQQGRRSRSELKELAQVHTAAADYVTALSILNALQEQAWEYDVAKEIGRNQIYREDYSGALRTLEDLANRNPRDFEVRFLMADAYRELGLFTQAEAVYADAQRLADASEVIEERSAALDVSMRQSLAQSGEWQGMDFAGIIVPVAEAVVARGGGTRYDRWAQGMQTHVTIPWGYGTVLMAGVNSHFIDGTRQLIPNSPTTRGRINQIFAAGYRDLTPPEVEYNHASYTNRVSGEVGIFDYEGGRTVGFGGIRYWRQDPGVYRGSVGLRTSEGAIELWSPAGGEYNLRLTQLNIRGHVPSVMPDSTLRLSGNVSFNVVRDNFGNTGNSSDTNFGTNILLEGSYKILGQTWLGLTYYQIDYRSRTDLYFSPRNYASYDLFLEYEKNVPFQSYLRLRGAMGIVSRSSGFVSRRIEMDWIRRLATNWSFNMSGSLGQSTRSLGSGATSFIDRYNTFTVSAALSWTL, encoded by the coding sequence ATGACCAATCCCCGGCATATCCTTCTCATCCTGGTCGCCTCGCTGTGCGTGGCGGCCACTCCTGTTTCCGTGCAGGCCCAGGACGTTGCTGCGCAATCACGCGCGGAAACGGCCATCGAACAGGGCCGCTACGATGACGCCATCAGCATTCTGAACGGCGTCATCCAGCCCGGAACCATTGACACACGCGCGCTGCTGCTGCGTGCCCGGGCCTATCGGCTCATGGGCAACGAGTCGGCCTCGGAGAGTGATTTCCGCGCGGTGCTAGAGATCGACCCGGCGAACCGGGAAGCCCTGGACGGGCTCCAGGAGCTGCGCGGACAGCGCTCTCCAGCCACCGGCAACCTGGGCAGCCTGCGCAGGCTGGTGGAGGCCAACCCGGACAACCTGGCCTTTCTGATTCGCTACGCGGACGCACTTTTTGATGCGCGCTACTGGCAGGAGGCCGCCGACCAGTACGGACTCTATCTGAACCGCACGCAGGGCACGCCCGACATCGTACAGCGCTATCTGATTGCCATCGCAAACTACCCGGGAGACAACGCGCTGGGTGAGGCGGTGGCTGACGAGTATGTAGCCATCTACACCACCGACGACGACCTCTGGATGCGTCTCGGTTACTTCCGCCTCTGGCAGGGCAACTATGCCGGTGCCCTCGAGGCCTGTGAGCAGAGCCTGCTGTTGAATCCGGCCAACGCCGAGTCCCGCGACTGTCAGCTGCAGGCGCGCAATCCGGACGTGATTGCCCGTTCGTCCACCTATCCCATAGACGTCGCATTTCGGGATGTGCGCGCCAATCCGGACGATCGTGCCCGTCGCTACCAGCTCATCGACCTCCTGATCGAGGCCGAGCGTTACTTCGAAGCCCGCCAGCAGCTGGACATCCTGGCGGACGCCAATCGGGGCCAGGCAGAGTGGCAGCGCCGCGACCGTGTGGTCGAGCAAGGCCTGCGCGTCAGCCCGGGTGCCCTTTCCACCTTTCCCATCGACGTAAAGACCCGCGCGCTGCTGCAGAATCCGCGGCAGGATGACGTGCGCTTTGAGCTCATCGACCTGCTGGTCGCGGACGATCGCTACTTCGAGGCGCAGCAGAACCTGCAGTACCTGCGCAACGAGCACGGCAACAGCGAGCGCTGGCGCACACGCTGGGAAGATGTCAGCGCAGAACTGGCCAAGCTGGATGACGGCGGCCGCTCGCGCCTGTCCACCTATCCGATCGATGTGCTCACGCGAGACCTGATGGTCAACCCCAATCAGGACCAGAAGCGTTTTGAGCTCGTGGAGCTACTGATTGAGAATCGCCGCTACTTCGAGGCGGACCAGAACCTGGCCGTGCTGGCACCGCGCCATCGCCGGACCAACAACTGGCGTCGTCTGAATCAGCGGGCGGAAGCCGGCTTGCGTGCAGCGGAGCGCCGGCGTCCCACGCCCCAGCAGGAGTTCATTGTGGACCGCCTGTACCGGGAGCTGAAGGCGACACCGGGCAACGACACCAAGCGGTTCCAGCTGGTGGATCAGCTGATCAAGTACGACCGCTACGCTGAGGCCTACGACCAGTTGGTGCTGCTGCGGGATCGCCACGGTGAAGGCCGTCAGTGGCTGAGTGCTTTCATCAAAGTGGACGATGGGCTGGTGCGCGCCGGTACGCCGATCTACGCGATTGACCGGTGGACGTACCGGTTGATGTTTGATCCTTCGGACTCCGCCGTGCGCTTCCAGCTGGTCGATGCCCTGGCAGAGGAGGGCCGCGTGGCCGAGGCGCTCGAGATCCTGACCGACAGCCGGTACACCGATGTCGGCAATCCGGGCTACCAGTCGCGCCTGCGCCGCATCGCCGATCTGCGCTTTGCCATTGCCGAGCAGCGTGTGGCCGAACTGGAAGACCGCCTGGTCGCCAATCCCAACGATTCAGCGGCTCTCCGCGAGATCGCCGACCACTACCTGGTGCTGGGTCGTGACGAGGAGGCCTTTGAGACCTACGCCGCACTGCTTTCCATCGAGCCAGGCAACGACGCCATGCGCGCCGACTTCGCCGAGGCCCTGCAGTCCCGCGGCTACTACGACCAGGCGCTCATGCAGGCCGACTACCTGCTGGATCGCCAGCCCGATAACACCGAATTCCAGCGCCTCTTTGTGCTGGCGTCCATTGCTCAGGGAGACCTGGATCAGCTGGGCGAGGCCTACGTGACCAACCTCATGGACGGCCCCGGGAGCAATGATCCGGAGCTGCTCCTGGTGCTGGCCGAGTACCGTCTCCTGCGCGGAGACGTGGAGGCCGCCGACAACTACGTGCGTATGGCGGACGCGCTGGGCGACACCCGGTTTTCGACTCGCATTAGTACGGTACACCAGCTCGTCAGCCGGGAGCGCATTCGGCTGGCCGAGGCTGGCCGTCTGGACATGCTGAACGAGGCCCGTCGCCTGGCCGCTGCACGCCAGTTCAACCGGGCCATTGACGCCTATGAGGACTACTTCGAGCAGCAGGGCCGCCGCTCCCGCTCAGAGCTCAAGGAGCTGGCTCAGGTCCACACGGCGGCAGCCGACTACGTGACGGCCCTCTCGATTCTCAATGCCCTGCAGGAGCAGGCCTGGGAATACGACGTGGCCAAGGAAATCGGCCGCAACCAAATCTACCGCGAGGACTACTCGGGCGCGCTGCGCACGCTGGAGGACCTGGCGAATCGCAACCCGCGCGACTTCGAGGTCCGCTTCCTGATGGCCGACGCCTACCGCGAACTGGGTCTGTTCACCCAGGCCGAAGCTGTGTATGCAGATGCCCAGCGTCTGGCAGATGCCTCTGAGGTGATCGAAGAGCGCAGCGCCGCACTCGACGTCTCCATGCGCCAGAGTCTGGCGCAGAGCGGTGAGTGGCAGGGCATGGACTTCGCCGGCATCATTGTGCCCGTTGCCGAGGCCGTGGTGGCCCGCGGCGGCGGCACCCGGTATGACCGATGGGCGCAGGGTATGCAGACCCACGTGACCATTCCGTGGGGCTACGGCACGGTGCTCATGGCCGGTGTGAACTCCCACTTCATAGACGGCACGCGCCAGCTGATTCCGAACTCGCCGACCACGCGGGGACGCATCAACCAGATCTTTGCCGCGGGCTACCGCGACCTGACGCCTCCGGAAGTGGAGTACAACCACGCTTCGTATACCAACCGGGTTTCGGGCGAAGTGGGCATCTTCGATTACGAAGGTGGCCGTACGGTAGGCTTCGGCGGCATCCGCTACTGGAGGCAGGACCCGGGCGTTTATCGCGGCTCGGTGGGTCTGCGCACCAGCGAAGGCGCCATCGAACTCTGGTCACCGGCAGGCGGCGAGTACAACCTGCGCTTGACGCAGCTGAACATTCGAGGCCACGTGCCGAGCGTCATGCCGGACTCCACGCTGCGCTTGAGCGGCAATGTGTCATTCAATGTGGTGCGTGACAACTTTGGCAACACCGGCAACAGCAGCGATACCAACTTCGGCACCAACATCCTGCTGGAAGGCTCCTACAAGATTCTCGG